The genomic region TGCTACGCATTTGATTACGCACAGGCGAGTAGTTTAAGCTACAGTGATCTATCACGGCACAGTAAAGAGTGCCAAAACGGTATATAACGACAGGAACAGAATTTAAactctgagactttgtttcatcaAAAGTAACAAGCACAGAACCTAGTGTATTGCAATTTATTGAATGGGAGGCACACAATGTAAGTGTACTGTTcattcatcaactgaaaacagcatttattttaattaaaataggaAAATTAAAATGATGGGTAATgatagattatgacggaatttttacgactctgtcaaaatgacggaaaatgttaaagtctaacgcaacctctgatttatatatacataataaatatatacagtacacacacatatagtatgcaaacatacatttttattctgaatcgattaatcgcgactaatcgcTTTGCAGCTCTAGCTTACAGCTTAAAGTTCTTTAAATTTACAGTTGAAGCCAATAAATTGGGTGCAAAGTCTATGTTTTTTTGGCTGTAGTGGTCGTGATtgaaaaggaataaattacagaaaACAAATTCTCTCcacttaacaaaaaaaatccTCTCCAAGAATTTGCATCGTTTAATACAAACCCTTTATAGCACCAGCACATGGTATACATATATAGCACAGCAtacatggcaaataaataatcaACTAGACTGACTCATGCCATAATGAGCAGGTGTGTGAGATCTCATACCGATATGACTGAAGTCTGCCCTGGACTGGGCAACAGAGGAACAGTCTGACCATTTGGAAGCTGCATCAGCATAGGAAAAGAACCAGACGGCGAGCTGAAAAGAGAGTTACAGAGGTACTATTTTAGGACATTTTTCCTCACGCAGGGTGAGGAAGCAGAGGTGTGAACAACGCTGAAATGACtcatgcaattaaaaaaagtttCTGCTTTACTCCTGAGGATGAACAGAACCAATAACAAAGTCAAGCTAGTGATTTCACTTGATTGGATCAACACCTACaatcagggctctgaaccggtttaaggaacgaaaacgaaaaacgaaaacaaatgacattaaacaggaacaggaacaaaaacgaaaacaaaatcaattttaatcgttctgaacagaaacagaaacagaaattccaaattaaccggttaataacggtatttttatcgttctctttattatatcaatttggcagaccaaaaacatgaattcaaattgtgtgcgcaaatgcgacggtgacgcatacatacaccgtgaaatgcccgcgaagcagacgtcataagcagagccctttctgatgcgacgagcttaaggttaccaagcgcctgactgtttcatgtgcaaaggtatgtttaggtttaagttattgtagcctaattaaaacttgtagttaaaattgtCTGTTTTAAGTTctcttttgtttgagtgaaaatagcctataataggctatgtatattaggtaaggaataattaAATCAACGggtttttatcgcagattaagccgtgtgggcagaatgtgaagcggatggtcttgaaggggcttatttcgctatagtattatcaaacaagaaaattgttttaaaaaaatgatttgctcATTTGTAACGCGTTTCCaggcacggccgtagccagctgaggtcaccgaggtctggccattggtcatttttgtatattcaaaaataaaatgccaagctctctgaatgattactaagccgtttaaaccacctcatatcacacgagtgtttgcaattcatgttgatgcgagaagctagcgcagtgaacggggcttgagagcgcgttgagtgagagcgcgtgtgcagcctccgtttgttgccagatccacctattatacgtgtatttttccaatttagtgtgacactttgggacgtttataaagtgggaagttgaacgttagtgttactgatatattaatcttgtttaaaaaacacaagctttgaacttatttcggatatctttttttctctttttgtaattgcttgtttttcgtagcaatatctggcaacattgtactttcataaaaaaaaatcttctgacgctaggctatatcagacaaagactatagaataccatcttaccattttaccattcttaaaaggactttggctatatgtagtgcatttgagggtgttaatatagcacaatttttttaacaccttacttcgggccgcgctaattttcaaaccctggttgtgaactcgtttaacgttactttcggttttaaagacaagaagttcaaatgacacgaacacggaatttggtttaatcatttgtaaacataatgccaaacatgttattaaaaggcacacactatctatctatctatctatctatcgtgctgtgtaataaaataacgttattaaccggtattttttctagaaaaccgttctcggaatgtattgtttaatgaggaacgcaagaacagaaacgttataatatcgattctgctcggagtgaaccgaatgaattttttttccgtttttaagccctgCCTACAATGTATAAAAAAGGAACACTACCTTTTTGACACAAATCACCCTTTACTCTAGAGTGTTTGTACCTAAGTCTGTTTGATGGAGGGGTCCTGGTGATAACAGAGGTGGGAGAGGGCTGAGTTGGATTCATAGAGTCAAATCCCTGGTGAAGTGGGAGCGAGCCTGGACGCACTATGGTTGGTGTAGGGGTGGAACATGCTGCAGTTCGTGGAGGAACCTCCTGTAAGAATGAGACACATGACAATATTATATGCAGCACCTGACAGTACATACTGTAATCAATCTTGTCACGAATTTAAATTCACCTTGGCTTTCCTCAAGGCAATAGGCTCTTTTGCCATGGCAACTGCATCTTTGCTGTTTATCATACTGGAGGCGGAGTCTGGGCTGTCAGGAGGGGAGGAGTCAATCTCAAGAGGCCCCTCCCTCTCTTTAACCTCTGTAGGTGTCTTAAGAGCTGAAAGCTTTAAGGTTTAAGATATCAAGGTTATTAAAGAAATTCTCTCAAATAGAGCATACAAGTTCATAAACGTTCCTTATTTGAAATCTTACCGTGCCCTTAAGTCTCCTCTCCTCATCCTCCTGTGTTTTGCGGAGATCTTGCTCAAAGGAGCCAGCCAGCTCACTAAACAACCCCACCTCCTCACAATTCTTAAGAAATCGGGTGGGAGTGGGTGTCTGATCTGCACACACACATGTTTTTTGACTACATTAGTGAGGAGATTGCATGGACTTCCATTGATTTTCTACTAGGTTAATGATATTTTCTGTCCACTAACCCAACCCCCGATCCCTAGACCTACCCCTCACAGAAGCATGTGCAAAACACTAGATTGACATCAAAACATGCTATGGCCAAGTCTTTTTTTAACTAATAAGGACCAGTAAAATATCCTCACTAGTGGGTTGTCATATTATTTCTctgaacactaccagtcaaaactttctgaacactaagatttttaatgttttttaaagacgtcccTACTGCTTAccagaaaaaacagtaacatttggaaatatttttactatttataatatctgtttgctatttgaatatatttcacaatgtaaattattcctgtgatcaaagctagttttcagcatcattagtccagtctttagtgtcacatgatccttcagaaatcattctcatatgctgctttgctgttcaagaaacatttattattatcaatatttaaaacagttgagtacatttgtttcattattctttgatgaataaatattttaaaatgtgatttattcctgtcatttcaaagctgaatttttagaatcattactcgtcagatgatccttcagaaatcattctaatgcgctgatttgctgcttaaaaaacattattattatgataaAAACATCTGAGTAGATGAATGaactttctttgatgaatagaaagttcagaagaacagcatttatctgaaataaaaagcttttgtaacattatacactataccatttaaaagctttgagtaagtattttttgggggggaaagaaatgataaaaatcaacacttttatttagcaaggatgctttaaatcagGGGTGGAGAACCTTGAtcctcgagggccggtgtccctacagagtttagctccaaccctaaacaaacacacctgaacaagctaatcaaggtcttcagtaTACAGGTtggtactttttttttcagggttagagctaaactctcgAGGATTCCCCACccctgctttaaattgatcacaagtgaggataaagacatttataatgttacaaaagatttctatttcagataaacgctgtcctgaactttatattcaccaaaaaacatggaaaaaaaaaatctactcagctgttttcaacttaataatactaaaagcaaaaacagaatattagaatctTTTCTGAAGGAAAATTCAGCTAAAATTGGCAGAAATAAATTACTAACTAACTTATTAACTGCTGTATCATTAGCAAAAGAAGAAATATATAACAAAATTTTGACTCTTCTGTCGTCTGACACTTCAATTGCTTATGCTCTTTAAAGCAGAATAGATTTTGCCTTATTGATTACAATACAAAAGAACTATACTGTTGGAATCACTCCCAGAATGACTTTTTGacaaaacattgacagccaatcagaatctacCAGACTTTAAAGAACTGAAACTTCTAAGGAAGTAGATGACATAACTTCAGCATGCGCTTATAATAAACACATTGTTATTGTTCTAGGTGTGAGCAGGCCCTGACACCAGACCAATCAAAATGATAATTCATCTATGTAAGATCACAAACCTGCTATGATAACCGTGTCTGTTCTAGCTTGTCCGAACTTCAGCGTCATCTCATGCTTATGTTTGTGCACTGCCAAATGGTCCTCGTTGGTGAACCTCTGCCATGAGAGAAACATCAACAGAGACACATGCATTAACCCACAGCAAAGTTTTCAGTCAATTTGCGTCTCGTCCTAATTCAAATCCGATGGAAGCCAGAAACAGAAGAGCGCTGGATGATATCAGGCCATCTGTTGTTTTGATGACGGCTTATGTTATCTAGTTATGCAGTGCTATGGGAGCCTCTTACAGTTGCTCTGTGGAAGCAGGGATTAAAACAGCTGGTGTGACTTTAGAATAAAAGTTTGGGGCAACAATCTGTCACTGGCCCAAATATTTTAAACACACACCGCATACAGAAGAACAGGACTGTCATAAAAAGGAGGATTTAAGAGTGACAATAGAAAATAGCTCTTACCTGTCCACAGCCTGGGGCAGTGCAGACAAAAGGTCGATCGTCTCCCATTTTAGATCAACTACTTCCTGTGTCACTTCTAAACACCATCCAGAAAGAATAGTTATGATTTATCATAAGAGACCTTagacttttcaaaaacatttttctaTTCGTTTCAACTTATTTTTCAGCAACCATGTGACCATAACGCCTCTATTTAAAAGAATTCCTCCCAAACTTTGCATTTGAAATGCTGTACAGTCTCTTGACAGATGACAGGAATCCAGACTACATTGCAGCACAGAGGCCTGCTGAGTTCAACTGATTGCATAATGTACATGACGATTACACGATAAGACGCTTTCATTTGCCTATTGTCTGAGATCATCCCTGTTTAAAGAACATTTCCGCTAAATTAAACTCGCTTCAACCCAATAGCTTTATCACACCAACACATACCGCTAGCTAGCATGCGTTTCCTCAGTTACGTTAAGCCATTCCAGAATTATCTACACCATAAAACTACTCGACGCTAGTATGTAATAAAGCTATTACAACCGTTTGAACAAAACAATAACACGTCGGAGGATTTGACCTAACTCTTAGCGCGCTGTGTGTTTCGTTTAAAAGGTTCTTAGCGATGTCCGATTCGTGAACGAATCGTTCTTTTGAATCGGATCTTTTCAATAGATTGGATGAATCGGTTCACGAAAGCAGTTCAAACGATTCGTCCACGAATCTTAATGAATGAACGAACTGACAGTAGGAGCGTTTCAAGTGAACCCAAACGTAAAAtaacttggtaacactttacaataaggtgtatTAGTTAATTACGctagttaacatgaactacgAATGAATaatacttatacagcatttattagtgTTAGTTTATGTTCATTTCAACATTACTAATgtactattaaaattaaaaatgcttGTTAACATacttaatgcactgtgaattaacataaacattaacaatgattaataaatgtattgtttgttgttcattcatgttaacaAGAGGACCCC from Garra rufa chromosome 12, GarRuf1.0, whole genome shotgun sequence harbors:
- the atf7b gene encoding cyclic AMP-dependent transcription factor ATF-7b isoform X2, producing MGDDRPFVCTAPGCGQRFTNEDHLAVHKHKHEMTLKFGQARTDTVIIADQTPTPTRFLKNCEEVGLFSELAGSFEQDLRKTQEDEERRLKGTLSALKTPTEVKEREGPLEIDSSPPDSPDSASSMINSKDAVAMAKEPIALRKAKEVPPRTAACSTPTPTIVRPGSLPLHQGFDSMNPTQPSPTSVITRTPPSNRLSSPSGSFPMLMQLPNGQTVPLLPSPGQTSVISLARSSNPVPNIPGIPGPPIGGSSSGSSSPSGYSTHSDAKTVSPAPPKGGRRRRGADIEPDERRRRFLERNRAAASRCRQKRKVWVSALEKRAEELATSNVTLTGEVSLLRTEVTRLKELLLAHKDCPVTAMQKKAYLAAGVDESAASALVMPVTVPAPVSVNGLSVRAAEAVAVLAGMGSGQWSNTSGDASSQSQPTSR